One region of Marispirochaeta aestuarii genomic DNA includes:
- the galK gene encoding galactokinase, producing the protein MKELQALHVEEFGRKPDCIARAPGIINLMGEHTDYSEGFVLQAALPLFADVAVSRRDDVSLRFYTADAGERKKTSVPNLKYKREDRWANYLKGVLAELTERGIDIPGLEFTISSTIPQNIGLGSSDALCTATAMAVCGCLGVSLSDQDMIDVAYGAEARFIGLPKEPGDVATCLLALQDRAVFLDMRTMEYRHINLKLKDAVLVLTNSHVPHINAEDYIEERREECRQCVEHLQSRRSGISLRDYTVKDLKSGIGVLPESLRRLCMHVVEENTRVKEAIQLLPEGDMEAFGRLMYRSHESLRDSYEVSCPELDWLVKRASEIDGVYGSRLTGPGFGGCTLTLIRETALNDYIDRLGEYERIFGFAAEAFPFRVSDGARVLNNENLTDK; encoded by the coding sequence ATGAAAGAGCTGCAAGCACTGCATGTCGAGGAGTTCGGGCGCAAGCCTGACTGCATCGCCCGGGCACCAGGGATAATTAACCTGATGGGTGAACATACCGACTACAGTGAAGGTTTTGTACTTCAGGCCGCCTTGCCTCTTTTCGCCGATGTTGCCGTTTCACGCCGCGATGACGTCTCTCTGCGTTTTTACACCGCCGATGCCGGAGAGCGAAAAAAGACCTCCGTTCCAAATCTGAAATACAAGCGGGAAGACCGCTGGGCCAACTATCTCAAAGGGGTGCTGGCAGAGCTGACTGAACGGGGGATTGATATTCCCGGTCTCGAGTTCACTATCAGCAGTACAATCCCCCAGAATATCGGCCTGGGATCCTCCGATGCCCTGTGTACCGCCACCGCCATGGCGGTGTGCGGATGTCTGGGAGTCAGCCTGTCGGATCAGGATATGATTGATGTGGCCTACGGAGCGGAAGCCCGTTTCATCGGTCTTCCCAAGGAGCCCGGGGACGTCGCGACCTGCCTCCTTGCGTTACAGGACAGAGCGGTTTTTCTTGATATGCGGACCATGGAATACCGGCACATAAACCTGAAATTGAAAGACGCTGTGCTGGTTCTTACCAACTCCCATGTTCCTCATATAAACGCTGAAGACTACATTGAAGAACGCCGGGAAGAGTGCCGGCAGTGCGTCGAGCACCTTCAGTCAAGGCGGAGCGGGATATCTTTGCGCGACTACACGGTCAAGGATCTCAAGAGCGGAATCGGCGTTCTGCCCGAATCCCTGCGCCGGTTGTGCATGCACGTCGTGGAGGAGAACACCCGGGTTAAGGAAGCGATTCAACTTCTGCCGGAGGGCGATATGGAAGCCTTCGGTCGTCTCATGTACAGGTCCCACGAGTCCCTGCGGGATTCCTACGAGGTTTCCTGTCCTGAGCTGGACTGGCTTGTAAAGCGGGCCAGCGAAATAGATGGTGTGTACGGTTCCCGTCTGACCGGACCGGGATTCGGAGGATGCACTCTTACCTTGATCCGCGAAACAGCTTTGAATGATTACATCGACCGTCTGGGGGAATACGAAAGGATCTTCGGTTTCGCCGCCGAGGCTTTTCCTTTCAGGGTCTCCGACGGTGCCAGGGTATTAAACAATGAAAATCTTACTGACAAATGA